From the Eschrichtius robustus isolate mEscRob2 chromosome 3, mEscRob2.pri, whole genome shotgun sequence genome, the window AATGAGAAGAAAAGCTTATAATATAGTTACTGTGTATCGCTTTTTCAATTATATGCCAGGCGAACCAAGCACTCTACATGTATTAATCcactaattaagaaaaataaggagTTGGTGTTATTTTGCCAAAAGAAGACTAAGAGGGAGATAACCAGACAAAGGGGCTTTGGCTTAAATTGCACAAGAAGGGATTTGGGGTAGACACTGGACATTTCTAGGTTTGACTTAAGGGAGAACTTTCTTGCAAGACCTTGAGACACTCGACTAAAGTGATTTTATCTTTGGCAGAGCTTTTGGAAGGGGTGAGCCGCCTTGTATTTGAGCGGCAGATGTGGTTCTGCAAGAAGGCAGGGTGACAAGATGCTGCAGTGGAGACTTTCCCACCCCAAGTTTCACTGATTGTACAGTTAGGCAATAGCTAATGGCTTCTCTCCCATGACAGCCGCTCTTTGTTGTCACATTTTCAAGGTCAAACTCTGATAAAGCACAGTATACAATATGACGTTTCTGTTGTGACGATCCTCCTGTATTTAGAATGAGTGACAGATAGGTAGTGGTGACTTCTGGGTGGGATGATGGACAGCTACAAGCAAATGTCAAACCCTTTGCAGCATGCAACATCTTAGAGACCAGAGAACCCTGCCTTGGGAATAGGAAGACCCgcacccccacacccccaccccccaaagaaaGAGAGACTTTAAGTACAAAACAGTTTGCCCTATACATGATGGTGTCTTGCACTTCCAACTAGAGAGCCAGGCACCTCTTCACCTTGCCCGCCTCACAGTCAACCTCTGGGACTGGTGCCTCTCTCACTCAGAGGGCTGTAGCTCGTTCACATCTTGCCAAACGACTGATCTGTTCCCTGAGCACAGGGAGAGAAAGTATTGATGGGAGAGGTTGTGGACTCAGTCCCTATCCATGCTTTGATGGTGCTGTTTGCTCTCAGCAGGCTCTACTTCAAAGCCCTTTGCCAATGGTCATTAATGAGTCCTTCATTCCCCAGGGAGAGGGGTACTTTGCTGCAGAGGAAGAGAGGTTAAAATCTGGCTCTGTACCTTCCAGCTGGATTAAGATATCAGAGGCCCTGGGGTAATGTAAGCACATTATGAACACAAGATCCCGAGAGGGAGCTGAAAATCAACTAGATAATCCAATCTGAAATGAAGATTTTAGTTCTTGGAGACAGAGAGGCAGCACTTTAGCCCTTTTCTGGGAAGAGCTTGGAAAACAAGAAGCCCTTGTCCTTGTCCACCACCCCAGGGTTTTGCGGTGGTCAGGCTCATGTTACCCTAGGGGGCCTCTGCCCTGCCACCAGGGGCTCCTTGTGCTCCAGGCAGAACCAACCAGAGCAAGTGCCGCATTCAGCTCTGAGAGGCTACAAATTCTTGTCCACCAGTTGTtatgtttaaaaagcaaataaacatcCAAACACAAGACCAGGCTGTCGAGGCATGAGTAGATCAGGTGGAAACAGAGAGCTCATCCTCTTCTGGGTCAGTGAGAAAGTACAGATACCATGGTTTCTTAACAGCACGCTTTCCTCCTGAGATGGACCATAGAAGTTCAACTTAAATCCCCCTGTCTATGAACTGCCCCCTCCCAAACCTCTCCAAACTCCTCTCTCACTGCTTAACACATGACCCCTTCCTCTTAGACACACGAATTTCCTGGCTGCCCCCTCCAGGTGGCCTGTTAAATGACTGGGCCCTTTGTTTGTGGCAATTGCGTTTCTCAGAATGGCTTAGTCCTGTGTTCCTCCAGCCCATGCCCGCTTATCTCTCAAGACCTAAATTGAGACTTACCTCTTCTGGGAAGTCTTCTTCCATACCAACCCACTCTCCCACTGACTTTTCCTAGCACTGATGTGTAGTATAAGAGTATGCCACTATGTACCATTTTGTACAGGGGTATGGCAGGGTTTTCAGCTTACTTCATTGGTACTCTTTGGTTCCCCTACTTCTATTTCTTCTGTATTGCCCCCAGCACTCAGAATTGGGTCTTTCCAATGCAGCAGAcagccctccccactcccctttgCCAAAGTCTTACCATTGATCCTATTGCCTTGGAGGTAAAGGTTCTCCAGGTTGGTGTTCACTGGGGGGATCTTCTGCAGCTGGTTGTAGGAGAGGTCGAGCTCAAGGAGGCTGCTGGAATTGAAGGTGTTAGAGGCCAGGCCATTGTTGGTGAGACTGTTGTGGGACAGCCGCACATACAGCAGCTTGGGCGACCCCCGGAAGTAGCTGTCGGGGACCGAGTAGACATTGTTGTGCTCTAGGTACAGCTGCTCAAGGGCTGAGGGCAGTCCATCAGGCACCTTCCGAAGGTGGTTGTAACTCAGGTCCAGCAAGATCAGTGACCGGAGGCCTCTCATCGAACTGCCCACTTCCTGGATCTCGTTGTGTTGGAGGTACAAGGCCGTGAGGTTCTCCAGCCCCTCCAGCGCGTTGTTGGGGACCCTCGAGATCCGGTTGTGGTCGAGATGAAGCTCCCTCAGGGATCGAGGCAGTGGGCCAGGCATCCGGGTCAGGTTGTTGTGGTCCAGGTACAGCCTCTCCAGGTGCCTCAGCTTGGAGAAGACCTTCTTGCCCACCTTATCACTGATGATCTGGTTGCCATGGAGAGCAATCCAGAGCAGCCCAGTGGCGTTGTCAAAAACGCCCTCCTGGATGGAAGAGATCTGATTGTTCTGGAAGTAGACGTACTTCATGCGGGAGGGGACGAAGGGTAGGTACTTGAGGTTGCGGTTGTCACAGTACATGGCTGTGGGGAAGTTGGGGGGGCAGTCGCACTCTTGGGGGCAGTCGCGGGGCTCTGGTGGGGGTGGAGAGCCATAGGCATAGGCTGGACCTTCCTCTCCCCCGTAGGGGTAAGGCTCATAGGGCTCATAAGGGTAAGGGTCATAGGGATCGTAGTAGGTGGACTGCTGGTTGCGGAGGTAGTGGAACCACCAGTGGGTGTCTTCCTCATATTGTGCCCGGGAAAGGGAGCAGAGCCCTGCCAGCAGCAGGAGGGAAACCCACTGCATGTTGTCTCTCtgcaagaagggagagagaacagaGTAAGCAGGCATGAGTGAGACTCta encodes:
- the FMOD gene encoding fibromodulin — translated: MQWVSLLLLAGLCSLSRAQYEEDTHWWFHYLRNQQSTYYDPYDPYPYEPYEPYPYGGEEGPAYAYGSPPPPEPRDCPQECDCPPNFPTAMYCDNRNLKYLPFVPSRMKYVYFQNNQISSIQEGVFDNATGLLWIALHGNQIISDKVGKKVFSKLRHLERLYLDHNNLTRMPGPLPRSLRELHLDHNRISRVPNNALEGLENLTALYLQHNEIQEVGSSMRGLRSLILLDLSYNHLRKVPDGLPSALEQLYLEHNNVYSVPDSYFRGSPKLLYVRLSHNSLTNNGLASNTFNSSSLLELDLSYNQLQKIPPVNTNLENLYLQGNRINEFSISSFCTVVDVMNFSKLQVLRLDGNEIKRSAMPPDAPLCLRLASLIEI